A window from Leptospira ryugenii encodes these proteins:
- a CDS encoding YdcF family protein has protein sequence MFVLCSHDLRVAKYSALLFKQGYAKHILFSGGLNFFTKNIFTKSEAESFADVAISEEVPQNSIFVENKSTNTGENILFSKRILKSLNLEINTIIALQKPSMTLRIKLALEKQWSEPKFYISSPSYPLAHAPHTFINLFMIINEIVGDLHRILEYPKLGYQSEILVPKNVIQAYHFLIDNGYDLHLCNGNRNIEFK, from the coding sequence ATTTTCGTTTTATGCAGCCATGATTTAAGAGTAGCTAAGTATTCTGCTCTTCTCTTCAAGCAGGGTTATGCAAAACATATCTTATTCTCCGGGGGGTTAAATTTCTTCACAAAGAATATCTTTACCAAGTCTGAAGCTGAATCTTTCGCGGATGTTGCAATTTCAGAAGAGGTTCCCCAAAATTCAATTTTTGTAGAAAATAAATCTACAAACACTGGGGAGAATATTCTATTTTCAAAAAGAATTCTTAAATCTTTAAATCTTGAAATTAACACTATCATTGCTTTACAAAAGCCTTCAATGACTCTCAGAATAAAACTAGCATTAGAAAAACAATGGTCTGAACCAAAATTTTATATTTCCTCGCCTTCTTATCCATTAGCTCATGCTCCCCATACCTTTATTAATCTTTTTATGATTATCAACGAAATCGTCGGCGACTTGCATCGGATCCTTGAATATCCAAAATTAGGTTATCAATCAGAAATTCTTGTTCCAAAAAATGTAATTCAAGCTTACCATTTCCTCATTGATAATGGTTACGATTTGCATCTTTGCAATGGAAACCGTAATATCGAGTTTAAATAG
- a CDS encoding VOC family protein has protein sequence MSKHINGIGGFFFRSENPEILKNWYIEILGIDIQNMVWQQQSGPTVFEPFSKNTDYFSKDKMWMINFRVSNLKSFIEELKKKGVEVEEKEEWNSMPEIGVFARVYDPEGNAIELWQPAEE, from the coding sequence ATGAGTAAACATATCAACGGTATCGGCGGATTTTTCTTCCGTTCGGAAAATCCTGAAATCTTAAAGAACTGGTACATAGAAATCTTAGGCATAGATATTCAGAATATGGTCTGGCAGCAACAGTCAGGACCTACTGTCTTTGAACCATTTTCTAAAAATACAGACTATTTCTCCAAAGATAAAATGTGGATGATTAATTTTCGTGTTTCAAATCTAAAATCATTCATAGAAGAGTTAAAAAAAAAGGGAGTTGAAGTAGAAGAAAAAGAAGAATGGAATTCGATGCCAGAAATAGGAGTTTTTGCGAGAGTATATGATCCAGAAGGAAATGCAATCGAGCTCTGGCAACCTGCAGAAGAATAG